In the genome of Methanobrevibacter arboriphilus JCM 13429 = DSM 1125, the window AAATCTTTAAAATTTATTAATAAATTAAAATAAGATATAAAATATAAACAATGAAAAAAATAATACATATATAGCTTGAAAAATAAATATGAATATTATAAAAATATTTATAAAAATATTGTGAAAATATTGTGAAATATTATATAATAATTAATAATTTTAATTTTATATAATTATAAATTTGATAAATAAAAAAATAAAATTTAAAAAGATTATTGATAAAAATACTATTGAAATTTATAAATTTATGAAGTTTATAAACTTATGAAGATTATAAGCTATGAAGATTATAATATAGTAATTTCTCCATCTTCACCATTAACTTCGACTTTAACACCATTCACAAGCCCTTCAGTAGATTCTGGCAAATCAACCATTGGAATATCAGAAATTATAGCACCAGTAGCTATTATAGGTTCAGCATTTAAACAAATAATAGCACGAGGAGCAACATTATTCTTCTTCATTTGAAAAATAACATAAGAACCAACAGTAGATCCTTTTCCACCAGGAATGAAAAGTATTTTATCTTTTATAAATTTTCCTTTTAATTCATGATTAGAATCGATAACTTCACCAGTATTAGGATTGACTCCCCCTAAAAAGCTAAGTAATTCATTACTTACAATTAATTCTCCTCTAGCTTTTCCTTTTGAAATAGTTCTACATTTAATAACCATAAAATCAACTTTTTAAAAATAAAATTTATAATCATATATAACTTAAAATCAAATATGAAAATTATAATCAAATATAAAGTTTATAATAAATATAAAATTTGTAATCAAGTATAATTAAACAACATCATTCTTCATTATTTCCCTAAGTACAGCAGTTGCATAAGAACCTTTATTTATTGAAAATTCTGTTAAAACACCATCCGCAGTAGCTATAGCACTTGCATCCCAAATTTTAAAACGCATCTTTCGTCTTAAACCATGACTACCCAATCTAGGTGTTTTAGGACATTCAAAGTCTTCTCTCTTCAAATTTTCTTCTATTAAGATATTTTTTTCCATCTCACCAATTTTTCCTTCTGCAAATGGAACTTTTGTGCCATAGAGAGGAGAAGTAGGGTCTGCTTCAAATTTAACTATCATTTCTTGAAGTTTTTCTGGAGATTCATTATGAATAAGATGTTCTTCATTATCAATAACAATATCTCCTTCAATATATTTATTAATACCCATAGTTACTCTTTTACTAACAGCTTTATTAAACAAGTATGATTGATAAGCATGTACAAACATCCTTTGAAGAGGTTTTGGAAGGGCGAAAATAGCTTTTTTATATGATTTATCATTAAGATAACTAAAATCAGAACCATTAATACTAAAATCAATACTATTAGAATTAATATCTCTATTATGAGAACTAATATCATTATTAGTAGAACTATTACCCTCATTATCAGTAGGATTAATACTCTCATTATTAGAATTAATATTAGTACAAGAATTAATACCATTACTAGAATTAATGTTATTACTAGAATTAATATTAGTACAAGAATTAATACCATTACTAGAATTTATCTTAGTAGAAGACTTTTTTAACTTATTTTTTTCTTTTAAAAGTTCTTTTAACATTATACGCTCATATCGCATACCAGTAGGCATGAGATCTAAAGATTTTTCAATATCACCATCATCATAAGCTTTTCTTGCTAATTTAACTTCTTCTGGTTCTTCTTCATAAGGATTTCCAATATATAATCTAACAGCTTCAGCAAGGTCGTTGGCTACTAAAGCTTTTCCTACAAGATGAGTATTTGTTCTAGGTTTTCCAAAGCGTTGCCAACCAAAGTAATTAGGAACACCCCAAACCTCTAATTTTTTAAAAATATTATTTGCCATATCAGCTGCTTCTTGATAGCTAGAATAATCTGGACTAATATCTTTAATAAGAATTTTAAATTTATTTCCTTCAAGTTGACCCATACGAAGTTTTTTCTGCC includes:
- a CDS encoding DUF126 domain-containing protein, producing MVIKCRTISKGKARGELIVSNELLSFLGGVNPNTGEVIDSNHELKGKFIKDKILFIPGGKGSTVGSYVIFQMKKNNVAPRAIICLNAEPIIATGAIISDIPMVDLPESTEGLVNGVKVEVNGEDGEITIL
- the truD gene encoding tRNA pseudouridine(13) synthase TruD; this encodes MLNAETYVTKEKGIGGTIRNRYEDFYVEEIPIENLLPAGEGPNVWIWIEKLGRTTLDVLMDISRDLHISRKRMGFAGMKDKKAITKQWICISNMDSKEQFEEVKALDGEIYNTKFLKVIRGQKKLRMGQLEGNKFKILIKDISPDYSSYQEAADMANNIFKKLEVWGVPNYFGWQRFGKPRTNTHLVGKALVANDLAEAVRLYIGNPYEEEPEEVKLARKAYDDGDIEKSLDLMPTGMRYERIMLKELLKEKNKLKKSSTKINSSNGINSCTNINSSNNINSSNGINSCTNINSNNESINPTDNEGNSSTNNDISSHNRDINSNSIDFSINGSDFSYLNDKSYKKAIFALPKPLQRMFVHAYQSYLFNKAVSKRVTMGINKYIEGDIVIDNEEHLIHNESPEKLQEMIVKFEADPTSPLYGTKVPFAEGKIGEMEKNILIEENLKREDFECPKTPRLGSHGLRRKMRFKIWDASAIATADGVLTEFSINKGSYATAVLREIMKNDVV